From the Cydia pomonella isolate Wapato2018A chromosome 11, ilCydPomo1, whole genome shotgun sequence genome, one window contains:
- the LOC133523052 gene encoding uncharacterized protein LOC133523052, with the protein MTDEEKTPAALQLQDIVVPRSAEVMAISVSSRIPDFWVDQPRVWFIRTEAVLTPQKISDDAKFDMVVSKLPKEVILRLTDFLTNPPSTNKYQELKAKLLKMLEDSKNRQVEKVLGEMDLGEQKPSQLLAKMRNLAKDSFPDATLRIMWQNHLPTAVRAVLVASRETDLDTLASIADDVSEATRNPHVAAVAAPQGQGHSAPARTPGTADTAVILAEIAKLSVRMMDLERSRPRTRNFGRRVRGARSTSRHRSGTRPRKRSLYFYDIFFLFQKKGEVI; encoded by the coding sequence ATGACCGATGAAGAGAAGACTCCGGCGGCCTTGCAACTACAGGACATCGTGGTGCCACGCTCTGCCGAGGTCATGGCGATCTCGGTGTCGAGCCGTATTCCAGACTTCTGGGTTGACCAGCCCAGAGTATGGTTTATACGCACGGAGGCCGTTTTAACGCCACAGAAGATAAGCGACGACGCAAAGTTCGACATGGTGGTGTCCAAGCTGCCGAAGGAAGTCATACTTCGTCTTACGGACTTCCTAACGAACCCACCCTCCACCAACAAATACCAAGAGCTGAAAGCCAAGCTGTTGAAGATGCTAGAAGACTCAAAAAACAGGCAGGTGGAGAAGGTCCTAGGGGAAATGGATCTAGGAGAGCAAAAGCCGTCGCAGCTATTAGCTAAGATGCGCAACTTAGCTAAGGACAGCTTTCCAGACGCGACATTAAGGATAATGTGGCAGAATCATCTGCCCACGGCGGTGCGTGCAGTTTTAGTAGCGTCCAGGGAGACGGACCTTGACACGTTGGCCAGCATTGCCGATGACGTGTCGGAGGCAACAAGAAACCCTCACGTGGCAGCAGTGGCGGCACCACAGGGCCAGGGGCACAGCGCGCCAGCGAGAACCCCAGGAACTGCAGATACAGCGGTGATACTAGCGGAAATCGCCAAACTGAGTGTCCGTATGATGGATCTTGAGCGTTCGAGGCCAAGGACGCGGAACTTCGGACGCAGAGTTAGAGGAGCTCGATCCACATCCAGACACAGGAGTGGAACTCGCCCACGAA